The genomic segment GCTGGGCCGCATGCCTTCCGCCGTGGGCTACCAGCCGACGCTGGCCGAGGAAATGGGCCGTCTGCAAGAGCGGATCACGTCGACCAAGGTCGGCTCGATCACCTCGATCCAGGCCGTGTACGTCCCTGCCGACGACTTGACCGACCCGTCGCCCGCCACGACCTTCGCCCACTTGGACTCGACCGTGGTGCTGTCGCGTGACATCGCTTCGCTCGGTATCTACCCCGCCGTGGACCCGCTGGACTCGACCTCGCGCCAGCTCGACCCGAACGTGGTCGGTCAAGAGCACTACAACGTGGCCCGCGCCGTGCAAGGAACGCTGCAACGCTACAAGGAACTGCGCGACATCATCGCCATTTTGGGCATGGACGAACTGGCGCCTGAAGACAAACTGGCCGTGGCCCGCGCCCGCAAGATCCAGCGCTTTCTGTCGCAGCCGTTCCATGTGGCCGAAGTGTTCACCGGCTCGCCCGGCAAGTACGTGCCGCTGTCGGAAACCATCCGCGGCTTCAAGATGATCGTCAACGGTGAAGCCGACCACCTGCCGGAACAAGCGTTCTACATGGTGGGCACCATCGACGAAGCCTTCGAGAAGGCCAAGAAGGTGGCCTGATGGCATTGCGCCACCTGCCACCCTGCCATCCCTGTTTCCCCGGGAACCATGATGAACACCATCCACGTTGATGTGGTCAGTGCCGAAGAATCGATCTTCACCGGGCAAGCGCGCTTCGTGGCGCTGCCCGGCGAGGTTGGCGAACTGGGCATTTATCCCCGCCACGCCCCGCTGATCACCCGCATCAAGCCGGGCTCGGTGCGCATCGAAATGGCCGACGGCAGCGAAGAATTCGTCTTCGTCGCCGGCGGTCTTCTGGAAGTGCAACCCCACTGCGTCACGGTGCTGTCCGATACGGCAATCCGTGGCAAGGACCTGGATGACGAGAAGGCCAATGCCGCCAAAGCCGCCGCCGAAGAAGCGCTCAAGAATGCCAAGAGCGATCTCGATCTGGCCAAGGCCCAGTCCGAATTGGCCGTGATGGCGGCACAGATCGCAG from the Verminephrobacter eiseniae EF01-2 genome contains:
- a CDS encoding F0F1 ATP synthase subunit epsilon codes for the protein MNTIHVDVVSAEESIFTGQARFVALPGEVGELGIYPRHAPLITRIKPGSVRIEMADGSEEFVFVAGGLLEVQPHCVTVLSDTAIRGKDLDDEKANAAKAAAEEALKNAKSDLDLAKAQSELAVMAAQIAALRKFRQKK